One region of Peromyscus eremicus chromosome 4, PerEre_H2_v1, whole genome shotgun sequence genomic DNA includes:
- the LOC131909675 gene encoding histone H3.3A-like — protein sequence MAPTKQTARKSTGGKAPRKQLATKASRKSAPSTGGVKKPHRYRLGTVALREIRRYQKSTELLIRKLPFQRLVREIAQDFKTDLRFQSAAIGALQEASEAYLVGLFEDTNLCAIHAKRVTIMPKDIQLARRIRGERA from the coding sequence ATGGCTCCTACAAAGCAGACTGCCCGCAAATCCACCGGTGGTAAAGCACCCAGGAAACAACTGGCTACTAAAGCCTCTCGCAAGAGTGCGCCCTCTACTGGAGGGGTGAAGAAACCTCATCGTTACAGGCTTGGTACTGTGGCACTCCGTGAAATCAGACGTTATCAGAAGTCCACTGAACTTCTGATTCGCAAGCTCCCCTTCCAGCGTCTGGTGCGAGAAATTGCTCAGGACTTCAAAACAGATCTGCGCTTCCAGAGTGCAGCTATTGGTGCTTTGCAGGAGGCAAGTGAGGCCTATCTGGTTGGCCTTTTTGAAGATACCAACCTGTGTGCTATCCATGCCAAACGTGTAACAATTATGCCAAAAGACATCCAGCTAGCACGCCGCATACGTGGAGAACGTGCTTAA